TACTGTtagtgtttgttattttttaaattaatatatgatGTTGCAAACAAACATGTAgagcttatttctttcttatttgtctatacATTTACCAATGATAAGGAGATGGAGACATGAATAAAAATCTATACAGATAAGATAGATAAATATAAGGATTTATTTGCAAGCAGTGAtcaatcatttatcaaaaacaaaacaaaactaaacaggaaacagattcttcttaatattttattttattcaaatagaaaggcaataagggtactttaaacatattacaatttgtagaaaaaacacaatttctacttcatatggttacatttacgacaaaatttatgtcgataaaaaacCTCCTGATATGAGTCCTAATCTCctgaccaaaatttccaaatctcctgatctgagtttcacagtccatcacatgtatgaagtcaagatatgaagctgacttaactgtatctgtagtatcctttatctccaatttgatgggatagatgcgttccacatagtcaccaaattttgaattgtttagtgaaaggacatcatctatatagcggaaattagagttaaaggatattgctaacttcttatctttcttcctaagaagttcctgcataaacatgataaagtcagcctcataataataaagaaacaagtcagcaagtagaggggcacagtttgttcccatgggatgccgacagtctgttgaaaaacatgtcctccgaacataacaaatatgttgtcaatcaagaaatcaagcatcttgataatatcggtttcagagaattttttgtttgaatcagagtgattctttacaaagtaggatttatccctccctaagacaagatacttgtatctactttggccattcttttttatgaagcaaagtaataccaactcttttaatttgtcttttagtttggaatgtggaatacttgtgtaaataGTAGGAAAGTccaatgttttaatactgtcatgactgttacaagatgaaagagagttagattgtatgtactctaaaagatctttggaagtTTTaggtatccacatctgattcacgccacctctagaaaaggcagtttcacaataactttgaagcccgtctttgattgctgataaaatagatgttagaaaggggtttcgtggagcacttggaagacccagcaatataccgttgtttgtaaggacacttatgtagtttaggtatccaatacagtgatggaagatccaaaAATCGCACAACAATCGTCCCACTTTAGTTTACCAACTTCTTCTTCTTAATTCTTTCCTCCACTACCTGGAGTGCCAACACTTTTGTAGTATAGCACGGATAAGCAACTGATTGATACTGTATGTGCAGGAATAATTTACAGTGAATACATACCTGCCAACCTCTGAAACCTTCTCCCACTCAGTTATGACAGCTGAGAGTGAAATttgcacaaacaacattttcaagtGAAATGTATGAcctctttatttatttatctacaaaacatttatatgtgTTACTAAATATACTTATAAAATTTCTTTGAAGTGATTAGTGTTCTGAAGCAAAAGTCGTTAATGATTGTTAATAAGTACTGTGTTTCACACCCAAACTGTCAAGTGAAGCCTTTTAATTTCACATGGTCTGTGGTTTTCAGGTAACAACAACCCTCATCAGTGATACAAACACTTAATTAATGTTGTTCAagattgaaatatcaaaaagagGGAGATTGTATACTCCTGCGTGGAAGGGTATCCGCAAGCGGGAGATTTTCTGAATTTTCGCCTTGTGAGCAGGAGGCCAGGACTCATGGACTCGCCTATTAAAGTCATGACTAAAGTAGGAACCCTGATTAATCatcaaattcataaaaacaaaaatttcttttcatataacTTTTTCATGCataataaccatgataactccccaattttatttagaaactTTGTATAAAAGGaccatagacatgatagataaaAGAATAAGTAGAGACTTAAATCTATGCTTCACTGAAACTGGAACCACACCCTCACTTCAAAACTATTATTTCTAtcaaagttgtaaaaaaaaaacacctctCACAGTACCTGTAACATCAGTTGTACATTTAACCCCAAGGAACAGTATTACATGTAGGTCTAAGAAAATTTATTggtatttatcatttttatccatGTAAATGGCTTTCCTGAACAAAGCAAGCTTATATTAGATGCTTTCCTAATGACAGAATAATTAACAgagaaataaaaacatgaaatgatTGCCATGAAGTAAATAACAACTTGATTTAGACTCAGCAGCATATTCAGATTCAATTTTGCTCATGGCACAATTATTAAAACATACCAATCTTATTGCCATTTCGGTAAAAAACTTACAGGCATAGTTACATTCTTCACAACCACATTCTTATCTTGAATCAGTTACATCTGCAAAATATCTTTGGTATAATCAACCTGTAATCTAATCTCGAGTGGAACACTcattaacatgataaaaacaacattttgtttcaaatggcAATAAATCACttcattttctaaaacaaaatttatgagTCTCAAAACACCTGAATAAAACCCCGAGCTAACCAGGTACTAGctatatagcatgtatagtaaGACCTAAACTAGAGCATATGAAAGACCCATAATTTTTACTTGAAAAGGTTCAGACATGCAGCTCAGTATGAATACAACATGATTTTGACACTTCTCATATACAACTACAATTTGTACACAAAGAGAAGACATACTTTTAAATTCacttatgaaatatatattagaatTAATGGTATTCTGTGGATCTGTTACTGTTTTTGTCATTTGCTCCTTTGTCTTTCCTAAGCCACAatcttaaaattcatttatttttacacatttcGATTTATACAGGTACACAGTTTATAGATTAACATACAGTGGTCTATGTCCACTCTCACTGAATAGTGGATGGGCATATCATGTCCTTGTGCCTTTTATTAACATATTGTTAACTCATTGCTGGTTTGCCAAATGTAAattgtaagtttttatttcagatcAACAATTATTGATGATGATGTTGATTTAAAGTCCCTACTCCCAGAGAACTTGGAGAATACACTAGATGAAGATATTGGGGAGGATGATCCAACCATTGTAGCTATCATTGATGAACGTCCAGATACTATACAACAGCTAGAGACTTACAGACATAGTGATGGTCGATGGAAAACACTTGGGAAAGGTGACATACTAAAGttgttatatattgtatattagaCATTGGCGGATCCAAGGGGGTTGTGGGGTtgtaacccccctttttttggacgatcaatggatttgaatgggagcatatagtttgAACCCCCTTTTActctgggttaggaaccccccctttttaaaatgactggatccgccactgtaagAGGAGATGTGAACTTATCCAGCTCTTTATATATTcactatttattttctttttattcttttgcTTGCAGAAGGATCTGGCAGTGATGGATACATTGTGCatgtatttttgaaatgttagcGTAAAATTAAAGCGCCAAATTTTTAACCCGTATCAAAacaccaaaacataaaaaatgttgtttccATTTAATTACAGCACTGATTGtctaaaatgttaaattaaatgataaaatttaaaacagaagatggggtatgaatgccaatgagacaactcttcacaagcatccataatcatgataaaagcctatttttttttttatccaatagCATGTACACAATGCATTATGGGAAtatgatcatcatcatgatatTCCTAAtaatcaactttaaaaaaaaaatggagaacTATTGCTTCTCTTAATCTTGTATAGAATACTTATGGGGTTCCAATTCGTCAGCAtttcttattttactttttgagcTATGCCAGAAAGAAATTAACTTTTGCCTCCTTTGGCAAATGAATATCATAACATCTGTCATCCTATTTCAATGTATTTCAGGTAAGAAAAAACActctatattcattttttttacataaataaggccattagttttcttgtttgaattgttttacattgtcttattggggccttttatagctgactatggggtatgggctttgctcattgttgaaggccgttcggtgacctatagttgttaatgtgtgtgtcatttttgtcttttgtggatagatgtctaattggcaatcataccacatcttcttttttataaaatctgttactgtttgaaaaatttaatgttgTAACAAAGTATAAAAGGTCtacaaaacagaccaaaaattcaccttttattttgtatttgaatgttCAATTATCAATCAGTCTTTTACCTGCACTTGTATTATGTTGATTTCTATCTGATGCGGGTCatatattgttgtttatatctGATAATAGTATcctaaaaaaattacattattgcacttttatcctttttttttaacaatatttaatccATGCTTAACCAAATTGTAAACAACTTTTACACTTAGCCAGCATacattactgtttacagttgtattatatatactgaatttCATTTAACAAGCTAAGTTTTTTTGaaatgggataaaaaaaaaaatgcatggtCTATTCAAGTAAACTATACTGATGTTGGTTTTCATGAAATACTCAacaaatatacatgttatttgaATTGACAGTATTATACAAGATTTTAATcatgttatttgatttttacagaTGACGATTTTGACCCATCATTGTTGAAGAGTATGAAAGAtgaagacattttaaaaaatacaaaatcatttttcaaGAATAAAAGGGAAAgtgaatataacaaaaaaagtgtTTCAAGACAATCTGATCTTCCTAGAAGAAAAAGACATGATTCAGATTCAGATAATTCATTACCAAGAAAACATAGACATGATTCAGATTCTGACCAATCATTGCCAAGGAATCAAAGACATGATTCAGATTCTGACCAATCATTACCAAGGAGAGGGAGGCATGATTCTGATTCTGATTCATCACCAGCAAGAAAACCCAAAACCTCAATCCGTAAATCTCGTTTTGAACCAAGAAAAAGATTAGATTCAGATGAATCACCTCCAAGAAGACGAAGACATGATTCAGGATCTGACAAATCACCACCTAGGAGGAAAAGACATGAATCTGGTTCTGACCAATCACCACCcagaagaaaaagaaatgattCAGATTCTGACCAATCACCaccaagaaaaaaagataagatgAGTAAAACATTATCTGGTAAAAAAGCTGGATTACAAAGTGCTAAAGATATGAAAATGGAGGCAGATAAGatgaaaaagaaagaagatgatGCCTTTAAAAAGGTAATGTCTTCTGCATGAATTTTAccaacaagaaaaacaaatgtattctGAAATCTTCAATATTGAATTACACAAATGGGGAACTAGAACTGTCTACCCTTCTGTACACCTGAATTTAACACTAGTTTTTGTtggatatatatacaaaataaaaagatgtggaatgattgataatgaaacaactctccaagAGACAAAATTACTTAAATTTATGCAATTATAAGTCACTGTGCAACCttctacaatgagcaaaactcataTTTATACCTGTTGCTGGGGAGATCGGAcaccccccccttttgaaaacaaataagcactgttaaagtcaaagTCCTGTatgaattgtgactgttaaagtcgagtttgtgagtccaaatACCCCCccgaaattcctggctacgggcatGATATTGTATAGTAAGCTACTAAAGGTCCCGAAGTGACAAttgcaaaacaatttaaacaacaaaaccAAGAATCAAGAACCTGATTTTATGTACAATACCAATACTTATTTGATTTTcgcaaatattaatattttgatgatatcttttacagtttctaaaaaggagcaatatcaatacaaaacaaaaatttagaatttgacattgacctttgaccttgactcCATTTTCTTTTTGGTGAACTAAGGACCTCAATTCAAaataccctaggtctctatAAGTGATGGCTTACcagttaaaattaaattttacttattttaaatacaaagtttAAAGGGAAAATAACTCACATATGAAGCCCCTAGACTGATTCagtaaacaacaaaatacaaaataatatgtatataaatactgTCATGTGCTAGATTGGGACATAgatttataaacatataatttgaGGATAAAACGaacaaatttaagaaatgattttgttGTAATCTTTAACAGTTGCAAAGAAGATTTGCCATTAAACAGCTTTATAACACATTTCAGGGTTAGGC
This is a stretch of genomic DNA from Mytilus trossulus isolate FHL-02 chromosome 6, PNRI_Mtr1.1.1.hap1, whole genome shotgun sequence. It encodes these proteins:
- the LOC134720885 gene encoding BUD13 homolog — encoded protein: MAEISKAEYLKRYLSGPEENEKKKKRRKVVKSNSKHIRSTIIDDDVDLKSLLPENLENTLDEDIGEDDPTIVAIIDERPDTIQQLETYRHSDGRWKTLGKDDDFDPSLLKSMKDEDILKNTKSFFKNKRESEYNKKSVSRQSDLPRRKRHDSDSDNSLPRKHRHDSDSDQSLPRNQRHDSDSDQSLPRRGRHDSDSDSSPARKPKTSIRKSRFEPRKRLDSDESPPRRRRHDSGSDKSPPRRKRHESGSDQSPPRRKRNDSDSDQSPPRKKDKMSKTLSGKKAGLQSAKDMKMEADKMKKKEDDAFKKISNDALGRNAVTVFRDRKTGKRRNMEDEAEKNAEQLEKERQMKEKYEKWGKGMKQQEQQQRNVEEHLHEASKPMARFKDDDDLDKHLKEITRADDPMLKFLKKKKPKDSKKKELPKYKGAPPPPNRFNMMPGYRWDGVDRSNGFEAKYFASISNKKAITEDAYKWSVEDM